One genomic window of Arachis stenosperma cultivar V10309 chromosome 10, arast.V10309.gnm1.PFL2, whole genome shotgun sequence includes the following:
- the LOC130957022 gene encoding uncharacterized protein LOC130957022 has protein sequence MGFERAGAERKMQLQELENLHLEAYDNSRLYKQKMKAVHDKHIKRREFRLGELVLLYNSRLWLMPGKLRSRCEGPYRVEKAEPYGVFHLSHPSSSKFIKVNGHCLKLYHGETMKKSKELEIFLLEDPPTAED, from the coding sequence ATGGGATTTGAGAGGgccggagctgaaaggaagATGCAACTACAAGAGTTAGAGAACCTTCACCTAGAAGCGTATGATAACTCCAGGCTGTACAAACAGAAGATGAAGGCTGTGCATGATAAGCACATTAAAAGGAGAGAGTTCAGACTTGGGGAATTAGTTCTTCTTTACAACTCCAGACTAtggctcatgccaggcaagctgAGATCAAGATGCGAAGGCCCCTATAGGGTAGAGAAGGCAGAGCCATACGGAGTCTTTCACCTAAGTCATCCTTCAAGCTCCAAATTCATCAAGGTAAATGGACATTGCCTTAAGCTATATCATGGTGAGACAATGAAGAAAAGCAAGGAGCTGGAGATCTTCCTTTTGGAGGATCCACCCACAGCGGAAGACTGA